A single region of the Glycine max cultivar Williams 82 chromosome 20, Glycine_max_v4.0, whole genome shotgun sequence genome encodes:
- the LOC100799922 gene encoding protein TIME FOR COFFEE isoform X1, whose translation MDRIREARRSTMAANGLTRRRHRTNNSLRDSPEEDGAMELQEPSRLRDRGGSGKKDRDRERERERERDRLGRSKKRRGDRLMHSSREDGGEDTSEESINDEDDDDDEDGGGGGSGSGSASVRMLPLNPSSLSNQHHRKSFPPAKVLRPTPPTTWKAADEMIGVSVPRKARSASTKRSHECWASSGGGIVAEQNHRQPSTSPVRAAAPASPSSSNASVRKKIKQNGGAKFRPPKTTTSSSSKPSSSAQDEIEIEIAEVLYGMMRQPQGPSKQEIIANDSTKFDSRESNKSSTDAKSPISNPQNSSSSATPMSAVAPKRKRPRPVKHEDENPASLIVRSSPISSTTKAESDQPSKMETCSSNLDKNNVGSVSENLAHSQTVQIMPEPVKPENNEFKPAATEEAEKQKDVGLSEVVVSPQLPKKESPVRQVADDDREDVKATKANHSISESDNQREEKFQIDLMAPPPPSRSSPERDVENNNNMVIDAEKEVKPMTKEDEKVLRMNKEVAMVIEMEKVKAKAEETDSQKPSFVQKERGIDLQLDLEKVDRVDTSGNVGSMVNKKQQHQNVQRQQTNSEKNVQSNSLPLPLSVPSWPGGLPPMGRYMTPLQGVVSMDGTPVTSAAIPPPHLLFNQPRPKRCATHCYIARNILCHQQIARMNSFWPAAAGSASLYGAKPSNLNVVPSTELHGNVPGRAANSSQDKGHGIAMFPGHIGKDKASQPAIVDNSSRKQILLQQALPPGAAPSNILHGPAFIFPLNQQQAAAAASVRPRSVKSLPVSSNGAPSSVSNSAPSNASGTGTVAVAAAAAAAAPTMSFSYPNMPGNETPYLAILQNNAYSFPIPAHVGGPPGYRGTPHAQAFPFFNGSFYSSQMLHPSQIQQQQLPAQSQQQNQQGHQNTSMSSGSSSSQKQHAQNQQQKPNNNATGSNGGASLQGFPVTKTPPSQPLQLQQQQPQQRQNHHTSHPARQVESEMGGEDSPSTADSRLARATMNIYGQNFTMPMQSPNFALMTPASIGAGGSNGSHSEKKQPQQHPGPKAGGETAPAFAMSFASMNGATGASGLDLSSIAQNNHSIMQSNHNYHIMAAQAASAQLKKSYHAAEEGKSVVNPSNLDEDRKAISAGKIPATMGQSIAFGRPDVSDPSLASLSGGNNVIDTSGRNLNLGSASSRASASVMPAAISTNAASSQQQMQRNQQQQILQHQKQNQFAAAAAAAAARNKTPSTSNGSVYSDNLPSTSSMANKFPSAVSAFPQNLVQSSNTVAQSPSQWKNSLRATTTSQSPPSMASTTPSSSVKSHPQQQARSQQPHTQISFATNPKSSAAQVQPASSTQSPSPPVMVGSPTTSSISKNTGSPRTTSASTTNNKISQSSSLSSQQAKNSSAVPARKSSPVGSRNVPSILNVPQLTPPSSTGSKSQLPQQQQKQQQQIPKQALPQAQLFFSNPYMHPQSNSSTSTTTVPSGYYLQHQHHHQQHQQRRGPEQMQRPGSSGTSPAVNNVKGSSALPTQGLLHPAQVAAMQPSGSHPQFVPTGFSYASYHVHSVPSVQVKPAEQKQPAGE comes from the exons ATGGACAGGATTAGAGAAGCCAGAAGAAGCACTATGGCCGCAAATGGATTAACCAGACGAAGACACAGGACTAACAACAGTCTTAGAGACTCACCAG AGGAAGATGGAGCCATGGAGCTGCAAGAACCATCCAGGTTGCGAGATCGAGGAGGTAGTGGGAAAAAGGATCGAGATCGTGAAAGGGAGAGGGAAAGGGAGAGAGATCGATTGGGTCGAAGCAAGAAGAGAAGAGGAGATAGGTTGATGCATAGCAGCAGAGAAGATGGCGGAGAAGACACTTCTGAAGAGAGTATCAACGATGAGGACGACGACGACGATGAAGACGGTGGCGGCGGCGGCAGCGGCAGCGGTAGCGCTTCAGTGAGAATGCTTCCGCTGAACCCCTCTTCGCTCTCCAACCAGCATCATCGGAAGAGCTTCCCTCCGGCGAAAGTTTTAAGACCAACGCCGCCGACGACGTGGAAGGCCGCCGATGAGATGATCGGAGTATCCGTCCCTAGGAAAGCACGCTCGG CCTCTACGAAGAGGTCGCACGAATGCTGGGCTTCGAGCGGTGGCGGTATCGTGGCGGAACAAAATCACCGACAGCCGTCGACCTCCCCGGTGAGGGCGGCTGCGCCGGCCTCGCCTTCGTCGTCGAACGCCTCTGTTAGGAAGAAGATA AAGCAGAATGGCGGAGCCAAGTTTCGACCACCCAAAACGACGACGTCGTCGTCGTCCAAGCCGTCGTCTTCAGCGCAGGACGAGATCGAAATAGAGATCGCGGAAGTGTTGTACGGCATGATGAGACAACCTCAAGGACCGTCGAAACAAGAAATCATCGCCAACGATTCCACCAAGTTCGATTCCCGAGAATCTAATAAATCTTCCACCGATGCCAAGTCACCGATCTCAAACCCACAAAATTCAAGCTCTTCCGCCACACCCATGTCCGCTGTTG CTCCGAAGAGGAAAAGACCGCGACCGGTAAAGCACGAGGATGAGAATCCGGCGAGTTTGATCGTTCGGAGCAGTCCCATTTCGTCAACGACGAAGGCCGAGAGCGATCAGCCTTCAAAGATGGAGACTTGTTCTTCCAATTTGGATAAGAACAACGTGGGGTCTGTTTCCGAGAATCTGGCGCATTCTCAGACAGTTCAAATTATGCCGGAGCCGGTGAAGCCGGAGAACAACGAGTTTAAGCCGGCGGCGACGGAGGAAGCGGAGAAGCAGAAAGATGTGGGGTTGAGTGAGGTGGTGGTGTCTCCTCAGTTGCCCAAGAAGGAATCTCCTGTGCGACAAGTAGCAGATGATGACCGTGAAGATGTGAAAGCGACTAAAGC GAATCACTCAATATCCGAGAGTGATAATCAGCGAGAAGAGAAGTTCCAGATAGATCTGATG GCGCCACCTCCTCCATCGAGATCTTCTCCGGAAAGGGATGtggagaataataataatatggtgATTGACGCAGAAAAG GAAGTGAAGCCTATGACGAAGGAGGACGAGAAAGTGCTCAGAATGAACAAGGAAGTAGCAATGGTTATAGAAATGGAGAAAGTGAAAGCAAAAGCGGAAGAAACTGATTCGCAGAAACCAAGTTTTGTGCAGAAAGAAAGAGGAATTGACTTGCAGCTTGATTTGGAGAAAGTTGATAGGGTAGATACTAGTGGCAATGTTGGTAGTATGGTTAACAAGAAGCAGCAACATCAGAACGTTCAGAGGCAGCAAACGAACTCAGAGAAAAATG TTCAATCCAATTCTTTGCCTCTACCATTGTCTGTTCCTAGCTGGCCTGGCGGGCTTCCTCCCATGGG CAGATATATGACACCTCTGCAAGGAGTTGTATCCATGGATGGGACTCCTGTGACATCTGCAGCAATACCG CCTCCCCATCTTCTTTTTAACCAGCCTCGGCCGAAAAGGTGTGCAACCCACTGCTACATTGCTCGCAATATATTGTGTCACCAGCAAATTGCGAGGATGAATTCATTCTGGCCAGCAGCAGCAGGTTCTGCATCACTATACGGGGCTAAGCCCAGCAATCTTAATGTTGTACCCTCCACAGAGTTGCATGGGAATGTTCCCGGCAGGGCTGCAAACTCTTCTCAGGACAAAGGGCATGGTATTGCCATGTTTCCAGGACATATTGGGAAGGACAAAGCCTCTCAGCCTGCCATTGTGGATAATTCatcaagaaaacaaattttgctTCAGCAAGCTTTACCCCCAGGAGCAGCACCTAGTAATATCTTG CATGGCCCTGCATTCATATTCCCGCTGAATCAGCAGCAAGCAGCTGCTGCGGCATCTGTTCGGCCTAGATCTGTGAAGTCTTTGCCAGTTTCTAGTAATGGAGCACCCTCCAGTGTCTCCAATTCAGCCCCGTCGAATGCTTCTGGCACAGGCACTGTGGCGGTGGCAGCGGCTGCAGCTGCCGCTGCCCCAACGATGAGCTTCAGCTATCCAAATATGCCTGGCAATGAAACTCCGTACTTGGCCATTTTGCAGAATAATGCTTACTCATTTCCAATACCAGCACATGTTGGTGGTCCACCTGGCTACCGTGGAACCCCCCATGCCCAGGCTTTTCCATTCTTCAATGGCTCCTTCTATTCTTCTCAAATGCTGCATCCTTCACAGATTCAGCAGCAGCAACTTCCTGCTCAGTCACAGCAGCAGAATCAACAGGGCCATCAAAATACAAGTATGTCTAGTGGATCCTCCTCTTCTCAGAAGCAGCATGCtcaaaatcaacaacaaaagcCTAATAATAATGCTACTGGATCCAATGGGGGTGCAAGTTTGCAAGGCTTTCCTGTCACCAAAACCCCACCATCACAGCCACTGCAGTTGCAACAGCAACAACCGCAGCAGAGGCAGAATCATCACACTTCTCATCCAGCTCGCCAGGTTGAGTCTGAGATGGGTGGTGAAGACAGTCCATCTACTGCTGATAGTCGTCTCGCCCGTGCCACCATGAATATTTATGGCCAAAATTTCACAATGCCTATGCAGTCGCCAAACTTTGCTCTGATGACACCTGCCTCAATTGGTGCAGGAGGCTCCAATGGCAGTCACAGTGAAAAGAAGCAACCCCAGCAGCACCCTGGTCCAAAGGCTGGAGGTGAAACAGCTCCTGCATTTGCCATGTCATTTGCATCCATGAATGGAGCTACTGGCGCCTCTGGCCTTGACCTCTCATCTATTGCACAGAACAACCATTCAATCATGCAGAGTAATCATAACTATCATATAATGGCAGCACAAGCTGCCAGTGCTCAGTTGAAGAAGAGTTATCATGCCGCCGAGGAAGGGAAAAGTGTAGTTAATCCTTCTAATCTAGACGAAGATAGAAAAGCAATATCTGCTGGAAAAATTCCGGCAACAATGGGGCAATCCATTGCATTCGGAAGGCCAGATGTATCTGATCCCTCATTAGCGTCGTTATCGGGCGGCAACAATGTGATTGATACCTCGGGCCGTAATCTAAACCTTGGTTCTGCTTCTTCTCGTGCTTCTGCTTCTGTTATGCCTGCTGCCATCAGCACTAATGCAGCCAGTTCTCAGCAACAAATGCAGCGAAATCAGCAGCAGCAAATTCTTCAGCATCAGAAGCAGAATCAATTTGCAGCTGCAGCAGCCGCCGCGGCGGCCCGCAACAAGACCCCATCAACAAGCAATGGCAGTGTTTACTCTGATAACCTCCCTTCTACATCTTCAATGGCTAATAAGTTTCCCAGTGCTGTATCCGCATTCCCTCAAAACCTTGTACAGAGCAGTAACACCGTTGCTCAGTCACCTTCTCAGTGGAAGAACTCTTTAAGGGCAACAACCACTTCACAGTCGCCCCCATCCATGGCTTCAACAACACCATCCTCATCGGTCAAAAGTCACCCACAGCAGCAGGCTCGTTCCCAGCAACCTCACACCCAAATATCTTTCGCAACAAATCCAAAATCATCCGCAGCACAAGTTCAACCTGCAAGTTCCACCCAGTCCCCATCTCCCCCAGTCATGGTTGGCTCACCAACAACTTCATCAATATCAAAAAATACTGGTAGCCCAAGGACAACTTCAGCCTCAACAACCAACAATAAGATAAGCCAAAGTTCTTCTTTATCCTCTCAGCAAGCCAAGAACTCTTCTGCTGTGCCGGCGCGCAAATCGTCACCTGTTGGCAGCAGGAATGTGCCGTCAATACTTAATGTTCCTCAGCTAACTCCCCCTTCCAGCACTGGGAGTAAATCCCAACTGCCACAGCAGCAACAGAAGCAGCAGCAGCAAATACCAAAGCAAGCATTACCACAGGCCCAGCTTTTCTTCTCTAATCCTTACATGCATCCGCAATCCAACAGTTCCACATCCACCACCACAGTTCCAAGTGGTTATTACCTTCAACATcaacaccaccaccaacaacatCAACAGCGGCGTGGCCCTGAGCAGATGCAGCGGCCAGGCTCTTCCGGCACTTCCCCGGCCGTGAACAATGTGAAAGGCAGCAGTGCCTTACCTACGCAGGGTCTTTTGCATCCGGCACAGGTTGCTGCAATGCAACCCTCTGGGAGCCACCCTCAGTTTGTTCCTACTGGCTTTTCTTATGCTTCTTATCATGTTCATTCTGTGCCCTCAGTTCAAGTGAAGCCAGCGGAGCAGAAACAACCTGCGGGTGAGTAG
- the LOC100799922 gene encoding protein TIME FOR COFFEE isoform X2 has protein sequence MDRIREARRSTMAANGLTRRRHRTNNSLRDSPEEDGAMELQEPSRLRDRGGSGKKDRDRERERERERDRLGRSKKRRGDRLMHSSREDGGEDTSEESINDEDDDDDEDGGGGGSGSGSASVRMLPLNPSSLSNQHHRKSFPPAKVLRPTPPTTWKAADEMIGVSVPRKARSASTKRSHECWASSGGGIVAEQNHRQPSTSPVRAAAPASPSSSNASVRKKIKQNGGAKFRPPKTTTSSSSKPSSSAQDEIEIEIAEVLYGMMRQPQGPSKQEIIANDSTKFDSRESNKSSTDAKSPISNPQNSSSSATPMSAVAPKRKRPRPVKHEDENPASLIVRSSPISSTTKAESDQPSKMETCSSNLDKNNVGSVSENLAHSQTVQIMPEPVKPENNEFKPAATEEAEKQKDVGLSEVVVSPQLPKKESPVRQVADDDREDVKATKANHSISESDNQREEKFQIDLMAPPPPSRSSPERDVENNNNMVIDAEKEVKPMTKEDEKVLRMNKEVAMVIEMEKVKAKAEETDSQKPSFVQKERGIDLQLDLEKVDRVDTSGNVGSMVNKKQQHQNVQRQQTNSEKNVQSNSLPLPLSVPSWPGGLPPMGYMTPLQGVVSMDGTPVTSAAIPPPHLLFNQPRPKRCATHCYIARNILCHQQIARMNSFWPAAAGSASLYGAKPSNLNVVPSTELHGNVPGRAANSSQDKGHGIAMFPGHIGKDKASQPAIVDNSSRKQILLQQALPPGAAPSNILHGPAFIFPLNQQQAAAAASVRPRSVKSLPVSSNGAPSSVSNSAPSNASGTGTVAVAAAAAAAAPTMSFSYPNMPGNETPYLAILQNNAYSFPIPAHVGGPPGYRGTPHAQAFPFFNGSFYSSQMLHPSQIQQQQLPAQSQQQNQQGHQNTSMSSGSSSSQKQHAQNQQQKPNNNATGSNGGASLQGFPVTKTPPSQPLQLQQQQPQQRQNHHTSHPARQVESEMGGEDSPSTADSRLARATMNIYGQNFTMPMQSPNFALMTPASIGAGGSNGSHSEKKQPQQHPGPKAGGETAPAFAMSFASMNGATGASGLDLSSIAQNNHSIMQSNHNYHIMAAQAASAQLKKSYHAAEEGKSVVNPSNLDEDRKAISAGKIPATMGQSIAFGRPDVSDPSLASLSGGNNVIDTSGRNLNLGSASSRASASVMPAAISTNAASSQQQMQRNQQQQILQHQKQNQFAAAAAAAAARNKTPSTSNGSVYSDNLPSTSSMANKFPSAVSAFPQNLVQSSNTVAQSPSQWKNSLRATTTSQSPPSMASTTPSSSVKSHPQQQARSQQPHTQISFATNPKSSAAQVQPASSTQSPSPPVMVGSPTTSSISKNTGSPRTTSASTTNNKISQSSSLSSQQAKNSSAVPARKSSPVGSRNVPSILNVPQLTPPSSTGSKSQLPQQQQKQQQQIPKQALPQAQLFFSNPYMHPQSNSSTSTTTVPSGYYLQHQHHHQQHQQRRGPEQMQRPGSSGTSPAVNNVKGSSALPTQGLLHPAQVAAMQPSGSHPQFVPTGFSYASYHVHSVPSVQVKPAEQKQPAGE, from the exons ATGGACAGGATTAGAGAAGCCAGAAGAAGCACTATGGCCGCAAATGGATTAACCAGACGAAGACACAGGACTAACAACAGTCTTAGAGACTCACCAG AGGAAGATGGAGCCATGGAGCTGCAAGAACCATCCAGGTTGCGAGATCGAGGAGGTAGTGGGAAAAAGGATCGAGATCGTGAAAGGGAGAGGGAAAGGGAGAGAGATCGATTGGGTCGAAGCAAGAAGAGAAGAGGAGATAGGTTGATGCATAGCAGCAGAGAAGATGGCGGAGAAGACACTTCTGAAGAGAGTATCAACGATGAGGACGACGACGACGATGAAGACGGTGGCGGCGGCGGCAGCGGCAGCGGTAGCGCTTCAGTGAGAATGCTTCCGCTGAACCCCTCTTCGCTCTCCAACCAGCATCATCGGAAGAGCTTCCCTCCGGCGAAAGTTTTAAGACCAACGCCGCCGACGACGTGGAAGGCCGCCGATGAGATGATCGGAGTATCCGTCCCTAGGAAAGCACGCTCGG CCTCTACGAAGAGGTCGCACGAATGCTGGGCTTCGAGCGGTGGCGGTATCGTGGCGGAACAAAATCACCGACAGCCGTCGACCTCCCCGGTGAGGGCGGCTGCGCCGGCCTCGCCTTCGTCGTCGAACGCCTCTGTTAGGAAGAAGATA AAGCAGAATGGCGGAGCCAAGTTTCGACCACCCAAAACGACGACGTCGTCGTCGTCCAAGCCGTCGTCTTCAGCGCAGGACGAGATCGAAATAGAGATCGCGGAAGTGTTGTACGGCATGATGAGACAACCTCAAGGACCGTCGAAACAAGAAATCATCGCCAACGATTCCACCAAGTTCGATTCCCGAGAATCTAATAAATCTTCCACCGATGCCAAGTCACCGATCTCAAACCCACAAAATTCAAGCTCTTCCGCCACACCCATGTCCGCTGTTG CTCCGAAGAGGAAAAGACCGCGACCGGTAAAGCACGAGGATGAGAATCCGGCGAGTTTGATCGTTCGGAGCAGTCCCATTTCGTCAACGACGAAGGCCGAGAGCGATCAGCCTTCAAAGATGGAGACTTGTTCTTCCAATTTGGATAAGAACAACGTGGGGTCTGTTTCCGAGAATCTGGCGCATTCTCAGACAGTTCAAATTATGCCGGAGCCGGTGAAGCCGGAGAACAACGAGTTTAAGCCGGCGGCGACGGAGGAAGCGGAGAAGCAGAAAGATGTGGGGTTGAGTGAGGTGGTGGTGTCTCCTCAGTTGCCCAAGAAGGAATCTCCTGTGCGACAAGTAGCAGATGATGACCGTGAAGATGTGAAAGCGACTAAAGC GAATCACTCAATATCCGAGAGTGATAATCAGCGAGAAGAGAAGTTCCAGATAGATCTGATG GCGCCACCTCCTCCATCGAGATCTTCTCCGGAAAGGGATGtggagaataataataatatggtgATTGACGCAGAAAAG GAAGTGAAGCCTATGACGAAGGAGGACGAGAAAGTGCTCAGAATGAACAAGGAAGTAGCAATGGTTATAGAAATGGAGAAAGTGAAAGCAAAAGCGGAAGAAACTGATTCGCAGAAACCAAGTTTTGTGCAGAAAGAAAGAGGAATTGACTTGCAGCTTGATTTGGAGAAAGTTGATAGGGTAGATACTAGTGGCAATGTTGGTAGTATGGTTAACAAGAAGCAGCAACATCAGAACGTTCAGAGGCAGCAAACGAACTCAGAGAAAAATG TTCAATCCAATTCTTTGCCTCTACCATTGTCTGTTCCTAGCTGGCCTGGCGGGCTTCCTCCCATGGG ATATATGACACCTCTGCAAGGAGTTGTATCCATGGATGGGACTCCTGTGACATCTGCAGCAATACCG CCTCCCCATCTTCTTTTTAACCAGCCTCGGCCGAAAAGGTGTGCAACCCACTGCTACATTGCTCGCAATATATTGTGTCACCAGCAAATTGCGAGGATGAATTCATTCTGGCCAGCAGCAGCAGGTTCTGCATCACTATACGGGGCTAAGCCCAGCAATCTTAATGTTGTACCCTCCACAGAGTTGCATGGGAATGTTCCCGGCAGGGCTGCAAACTCTTCTCAGGACAAAGGGCATGGTATTGCCATGTTTCCAGGACATATTGGGAAGGACAAAGCCTCTCAGCCTGCCATTGTGGATAATTCatcaagaaaacaaattttgctTCAGCAAGCTTTACCCCCAGGAGCAGCACCTAGTAATATCTTG CATGGCCCTGCATTCATATTCCCGCTGAATCAGCAGCAAGCAGCTGCTGCGGCATCTGTTCGGCCTAGATCTGTGAAGTCTTTGCCAGTTTCTAGTAATGGAGCACCCTCCAGTGTCTCCAATTCAGCCCCGTCGAATGCTTCTGGCACAGGCACTGTGGCGGTGGCAGCGGCTGCAGCTGCCGCTGCCCCAACGATGAGCTTCAGCTATCCAAATATGCCTGGCAATGAAACTCCGTACTTGGCCATTTTGCAGAATAATGCTTACTCATTTCCAATACCAGCACATGTTGGTGGTCCACCTGGCTACCGTGGAACCCCCCATGCCCAGGCTTTTCCATTCTTCAATGGCTCCTTCTATTCTTCTCAAATGCTGCATCCTTCACAGATTCAGCAGCAGCAACTTCCTGCTCAGTCACAGCAGCAGAATCAACAGGGCCATCAAAATACAAGTATGTCTAGTGGATCCTCCTCTTCTCAGAAGCAGCATGCtcaaaatcaacaacaaaagcCTAATAATAATGCTACTGGATCCAATGGGGGTGCAAGTTTGCAAGGCTTTCCTGTCACCAAAACCCCACCATCACAGCCACTGCAGTTGCAACAGCAACAACCGCAGCAGAGGCAGAATCATCACACTTCTCATCCAGCTCGCCAGGTTGAGTCTGAGATGGGTGGTGAAGACAGTCCATCTACTGCTGATAGTCGTCTCGCCCGTGCCACCATGAATATTTATGGCCAAAATTTCACAATGCCTATGCAGTCGCCAAACTTTGCTCTGATGACACCTGCCTCAATTGGTGCAGGAGGCTCCAATGGCAGTCACAGTGAAAAGAAGCAACCCCAGCAGCACCCTGGTCCAAAGGCTGGAGGTGAAACAGCTCCTGCATTTGCCATGTCATTTGCATCCATGAATGGAGCTACTGGCGCCTCTGGCCTTGACCTCTCATCTATTGCACAGAACAACCATTCAATCATGCAGAGTAATCATAACTATCATATAATGGCAGCACAAGCTGCCAGTGCTCAGTTGAAGAAGAGTTATCATGCCGCCGAGGAAGGGAAAAGTGTAGTTAATCCTTCTAATCTAGACGAAGATAGAAAAGCAATATCTGCTGGAAAAATTCCGGCAACAATGGGGCAATCCATTGCATTCGGAAGGCCAGATGTATCTGATCCCTCATTAGCGTCGTTATCGGGCGGCAACAATGTGATTGATACCTCGGGCCGTAATCTAAACCTTGGTTCTGCTTCTTCTCGTGCTTCTGCTTCTGTTATGCCTGCTGCCATCAGCACTAATGCAGCCAGTTCTCAGCAACAAATGCAGCGAAATCAGCAGCAGCAAATTCTTCAGCATCAGAAGCAGAATCAATTTGCAGCTGCAGCAGCCGCCGCGGCGGCCCGCAACAAGACCCCATCAACAAGCAATGGCAGTGTTTACTCTGATAACCTCCCTTCTACATCTTCAATGGCTAATAAGTTTCCCAGTGCTGTATCCGCATTCCCTCAAAACCTTGTACAGAGCAGTAACACCGTTGCTCAGTCACCTTCTCAGTGGAAGAACTCTTTAAGGGCAACAACCACTTCACAGTCGCCCCCATCCATGGCTTCAACAACACCATCCTCATCGGTCAAAAGTCACCCACAGCAGCAGGCTCGTTCCCAGCAACCTCACACCCAAATATCTTTCGCAACAAATCCAAAATCATCCGCAGCACAAGTTCAACCTGCAAGTTCCACCCAGTCCCCATCTCCCCCAGTCATGGTTGGCTCACCAACAACTTCATCAATATCAAAAAATACTGGTAGCCCAAGGACAACTTCAGCCTCAACAACCAACAATAAGATAAGCCAAAGTTCTTCTTTATCCTCTCAGCAAGCCAAGAACTCTTCTGCTGTGCCGGCGCGCAAATCGTCACCTGTTGGCAGCAGGAATGTGCCGTCAATACTTAATGTTCCTCAGCTAACTCCCCCTTCCAGCACTGGGAGTAAATCCCAACTGCCACAGCAGCAACAGAAGCAGCAGCAGCAAATACCAAAGCAAGCATTACCACAGGCCCAGCTTTTCTTCTCTAATCCTTACATGCATCCGCAATCCAACAGTTCCACATCCACCACCACAGTTCCAAGTGGTTATTACCTTCAACATcaacaccaccaccaacaacatCAACAGCGGCGTGGCCCTGAGCAGATGCAGCGGCCAGGCTCTTCCGGCACTTCCCCGGCCGTGAACAATGTGAAAGGCAGCAGTGCCTTACCTACGCAGGGTCTTTTGCATCCGGCACAGGTTGCTGCAATGCAACCCTCTGGGAGCCACCCTCAGTTTGTTCCTACTGGCTTTTCTTATGCTTCTTATCATGTTCATTCTGTGCCCTCAGTTCAAGTGAAGCCAGCGGAGCAGAAACAACCTGCGGGTGAGTAG